In Kaistella sp. 97-N-M2, the sequence TGTTCCGGGTGGTGGAATTGACCACAATGGCAAATGGAAAAAGAAAGTAAGAACCGATAAATATCTCTTCTGTGTAAAAGCGATGAGCAAAGTTTTTCGGGCAAAGTTCGTGGCTTTATTAAGAGCTTCCGGAATTAAAGACCAGGATTTAATGGACAAACTCTTCACCAAAAACTGGGTGGTTTATGCGAAAAGACCTTTTGGTGGTCCGAAACAAGTGATCGAATATTTAGGAAGATATACTCACAAAGTTGCCATCAGCAATCACCGCATCAAAGAAGTTACGGATAAAGAAGTTCGTTTTGGGTACAAAGATTATCGCAAAGAAGGTCAGAAAAAGGAAATGACTTTATCGAATACTGAATTTGTGCGCAGATTTAGTCTTCATATTTTGCCTCGAAGGTTTGTGAGAATACGGCATTACGGGATTTTAAGCAGCTCCTGGAAACGTGGAAAACTTCAGGATTTACAATCAGATTTAAAAATCCAAATTACAGAAGTAAAACCGAAAACTTTGCTTAAAAAATGTCGGTGTTGCAAGGAAGGAAACTTAATAACCATAGCGCTTTTCGGACAGCGTGGCCCACCTCAGGATTTTCTTGCCGTTTTTAATGCCTCGTCTGCAAAATAAATTTTGTGGGTAAGGGATTTTGTATCTTAAAAGTAAAAAAAAGCCGGTGAGTGCTTCGAAAAACGTCACCTCAGTTCCACAAAAAAGCAGTCCTTCTAAAAAACTGCTTTACTATCCTAAATTCTAAAAATGATAACTCCATAAGGTTGCCAACTGGGGAGGAAAAGCCACCGGAGATTCCGTTCAACAGGCTTTCATTTCTTGTCTTGCAGACAAAACGAAAGCTTAGTTATTATGTGCAGTATTATTTCGCTCCTTTGATTTTTCGAAATATTCCTCTTTGAGAAAATTCATTTGCGAATGTCTTATTTTTTGGAGTTAGAAAGCAAGTTCTTCCATCTATAAATTCCTTTGTGATAGGGTTTAAACTTATTTGTTCCACAATAATTTTTTCAATTTCT encodes:
- a CDS encoding IS91 family transposase — its product is METRSKGGSVADVLRKINLSAQNFTVHQEKTLRALSYCRTAALGGHIDACDGCGNLSISYNSCRNRHCPQCQGHKREEWIQKREQELLPCSYYHLVFTLPEELNGLAISQPALLYKTLFEAAWATLNQFGKTEQIQLGMIAILHTWGQNLSLHPHLHCIVPGGGIDHNGKWKKKVRTDKYLFCVKAMSKVFRAKFVALLRASGIKDQDLMDKLFTKNWVVYAKRPFGGPKQVIEYLGRYTHKVAISNHRIKEVTDKEVRFGYKDYRKEGQKKEMTLSNTEFVRRFSLHILPRRFVRIRHYGILSSSWKRGKLQDLQSDLKIQITEVKPKTLLKKCRCCKEGNLITIALFGQRGPPQDFLAVFNASSAK